A genome region from Staphylococcus capitis subsp. capitis includes the following:
- a CDS encoding MarR family transcriptional regulator, with the protein MNEQKLEKLLGFYKQYKALSEYIDKEYKLTLNDLAVLDLARKYCLDEQILMQTFLKTAISELELSRTKLLVSIRRLIDKEKLSKVRSTRDERKIFLYMSEKNLDVFNALFDDVENFLNI; encoded by the coding sequence TTGAATGAACAGAAACTAGAAAAACTGCTAGGATTTTACAAACAATATAAAGCATTATCTGAATATATAGATAAAGAATATAAGTTAACGTTAAATGATCTTGCTGTACTAGACTTAGCTAGAAAGTATTGTTTAGATGAACAAATACTTATGCAAACATTTTTAAAAACAGCTATAAGTGAATTAGAATTGAGTAGAACAAAGTTACTAGTGTCAATTCGAAGATTAATAGATAAAGAAAAATTAAGCAAAGTAAGATCAACAAGAGATGAAAGAAAAATTTTTCTATATATGAGTGAAAAAAACTTGGATGTATTTAATGCTTTATTTGATGACGTTGAAAACTTTTTAAATATTTAA
- the vraF gene encoding ABC transporter ATP-binding protein VraF gives MTILEVKQLSKIYGSKNVAQEVLKDINLSVDEGEFISIMGPSGSGKTTLLNVLSSIDYMTKGSIILNGKQLEKLSNKQLSEIRKKDIGFIFQDYNILHTLTVKENIMLPLSVQKVGKEEMNRRYNRIVEALNISDISDKYPSELSGGQRQRTSAARAFINFPSIIFADEPTGALDSKSTQDLLKRLTFMNERFKTTIIMVTHDPVAASFSNRVVMLKDGQIFTEIYQGDDDKQTFYKEIIRTQSVLGGVNYEF, from the coding sequence TTGACGATATTAGAGGTTAAACAATTGTCAAAAATATATGGAAGTAAAAATGTAGCTCAAGAAGTATTAAAAGATATTAATTTGAGCGTAGATGAAGGAGAATTCATCTCGATTATGGGGCCATCTGGCTCAGGAAAGACAACATTATTAAATGTTTTAAGCTCAATTGATTATATGACAAAAGGTTCAATTATATTAAATGGCAAGCAATTGGAAAAATTATCTAATAAGCAACTTTCTGAAATCAGAAAAAAGGATATTGGATTTATCTTCCAAGATTATAATATCTTGCATACTTTAACGGTAAAAGAAAATATTATGCTACCTTTATCTGTTCAAAAAGTCGGAAAAGAAGAGATGAACAGACGTTACAATCGAATTGTTGAAGCGTTAAATATTAGTGATATTAGTGACAAATATCCATCTGAGTTATCTGGTGGTCAACGTCAACGAACGTCTGCAGCAAGAGCATTCATTAATTTTCCTTCAATTATATTTGCAGATGAACCAACGGGTGCTTTGGATTCCAAAAGCACACAAGACCTACTCAAAAGATTGACCTTTATGAATGAAAGATTTAAAACAACAATCATTATGGTTACGCATGATCCAGTTGCGGCAAGTTTTTCAAATAGAGTTGTTATGTTAAAGGATGGACAAATTTTCACCGAAATATATCAAGGTGATGATGATAAACAAACATTTTATAAGGAAATCATTAGAACACAAAGTGTACTTGGTGGAGTCAATTATGAGTTTTAA
- a CDS encoding DUF47 domain-containing protein — MFSKKKDKFMVQLEEMVFNLDRAAIEFGKMDFNTHLDLKAYSDNIKTYESHGDELMHQVITDLNQTFITPIEREDILSLCNAIDDVLDAMEETSAMFEMYSIEYTDEYMAEFVENIQKAVAEMKLAVGLLVDKKLSHMRIHSINIKEFETNCDGILRQSMKHIFNSETDPITLIKIKDIYQSMEEIADKCQTVANNFETIIMKNS; from the coding sequence ATGTTTAGTAAGAAAAAGGATAAGTTCATGGTTCAATTAGAAGAAATGGTATTCAACCTAGATCGTGCAGCAATTGAATTCGGAAAAATGGATTTCAATACACATTTAGATTTGAAAGCTTATTCTGATAATATTAAAACGTATGAGTCACACGGTGATGAATTAATGCACCAAGTTATTACTGACTTGAATCAAACGTTTATTACACCAATCGAACGTGAAGATATCCTATCTTTATGTAATGCAATCGACGATGTTTTAGATGCGATGGAAGAGACATCTGCTATGTTTGAGATGTATTCAATTGAATATACTGATGAATACATGGCTGAATTTGTTGAAAATATTCAAAAAGCAGTTGCTGAAATGAAGTTAGCAGTAGGATTATTAGTAGACAAAAAATTATCTCACATGCGTATTCATTCTATTAATATTAAAGAATTTGAAACGAATTGTGACGGAATCTTAAGACAGTCAATGAAACACATCTTTAACAGTGAAACAGATCCAATCACATTAATTAAAATAAAAGATATTTATCAAAGTATGGAAGAAATTGCAGATAAATGCCAAACAGTTGCTAATAATTTTGAAACTATAATCATGAAAAATAGCTAA
- a CDS encoding helix-turn-helix transcriptional regulator, with protein MSHSCLHILSKNEYSTTRCQDGILLFWPIEGSMHLQQFRKQRTINNELYIVNNMDVFGINDNGTTLEIYISSDWFTELGYTFFDYHYTAELIKSTNEIKYLMAQLALNYIDGKTEKEYELINKIVEMLAQEASIDKKIAEDQYIYAFYGDLKDELDYIYNHMSERLTLRDISNQLYISKSNLSSQFHTLMGMGFKKYVDTLKISKSIEMLLTTNKTISQISDALGFSNASTYSKQFKNYLSVTPNEYRTMKKYDKYNGCSDDTVPENKKRPLKKLIRSVIPNDVSDIYDEIRIDDAQIVNASPFYSVIQINTIEEIKLLFLEGLYQKIGFKESNIIFYFMPYLYDYCKSLTQNEKNYISQTIIENDLHIAFNVNEIKYINDIKESFSTSLKQLDKKNHSCGYNYEIQFIFNLNEKDLRSIYRDILKMQNTLLNYAIGLDISCMIDESARFKSLEAQIKRLKFDYLYIDNAQLTSPYLMDSNEGLLLKNVLQLKHLSLNLDQFDFSKENLIFLNLVNHQLLNNEEIDLSHSAPLLYLSVAKLKEHFSGYGLNLFSHPNIFNSVHLFDENGFKTTYGLVFNDLSWMVNQNKVENGFYNIIERNDRYLLYLYDWRVVESESSIDHFKNIDIYINFDEENLKDEYICMIAKIDNESGNINHIIPPNLRNKYQWSTNFLIKVEDNFRPHIEIFEHDFNESPLKLSLKYNSAYLVKIYKKDNKLKKCNTIQFKFIGNFDK; from the coding sequence ATGTCACATTCCTGTTTGCATATACTCTCTAAGAACGAATATTCAACGACTCGATGCCAAGATGGGATACTTTTATTTTGGCCAATAGAGGGAAGTATGCATCTTCAACAATTCAGAAAGCAAAGAACGATAAATAATGAACTATATATTGTTAATAATATGGATGTTTTTGGAATCAATGACAATGGAACTACGCTAGAAATATACATTTCTAGTGATTGGTTTACAGAATTAGGGTATACATTTTTTGATTACCACTATACTGCTGAGTTGATTAAATCTACAAACGAAATTAAATATTTAATGGCTCAACTCGCATTAAATTATATTGATGGAAAGACTGAAAAAGAATATGAGCTCATAAATAAAATTGTTGAAATGCTTGCTCAGGAAGCGAGTATAGATAAAAAAATAGCCGAAGATCAATACATTTATGCCTTTTACGGTGACTTAAAAGATGAACTAGATTACATATATAATCATATGAGTGAAAGGTTAACCTTAAGAGATATATCGAACCAGCTCTATATATCAAAATCAAATTTATCTTCGCAATTTCATACTTTAATGGGGATGGGATTTAAAAAGTACGTTGATACATTAAAAATTAGTAAATCTATAGAAATGTTATTAACTACGAATAAAACAATTAGTCAAATTAGTGATGCACTTGGATTTAGTAATGCCTCGACTTATTCCAAGCAATTCAAGAATTATCTTAGTGTGACTCCTAATGAATATCGTACTATGAAAAAGTATGATAAGTACAATGGTTGTTCAGATGATACGGTGCCAGAGAATAAAAAAAGGCCATTAAAGAAACTTATTCGTTCTGTTATACCTAACGATGTTTCAGATATCTATGATGAAATTAGAATTGATGATGCGCAAATAGTAAATGCTTCTCCTTTTTATTCTGTCATTCAAATCAATACCATTGAAGAAATAAAGTTGCTATTTTTAGAGGGACTTTATCAGAAAATTGGTTTTAAAGAATCTAATATTATCTTTTACTTCATGCCTTATTTGTATGATTATTGCAAATCATTAACACAAAATGAAAAAAATTATATAAGCCAAACTATTATTGAAAATGATTTACATATTGCTTTTAATGTTAATGAAATTAAATATATAAATGATATAAAAGAGAGTTTTAGTACAAGTCTTAAGCAACTAGATAAGAAAAATCACAGTTGTGGTTATAATTATGAAATTCAATTTATTTTCAATTTAAACGAAAAAGATCTACGTAGTATTTATAGAGATATCTTAAAAATGCAGAATACACTATTAAATTACGCGATTGGTTTAGATATTAGTTGTATGATAGATGAGTCAGCGCGATTTAAGTCATTAGAAGCTCAAATTAAAAGACTCAAATTTGATTATCTCTATATAGATAACGCACAATTGACATCACCTTATTTAATGGATAGTAATGAAGGTCTTCTTTTGAAGAATGTTCTTCAGTTAAAACACTTGAGTTTAAATTTGGACCAATTTGATTTTAGTAAAGAAAACCTTATCTTTTTAAACTTAGTTAATCATCAATTGTTAAATAATGAAGAGATTGATTTAAGTCATAGTGCACCGCTCCTGTATCTGTCTGTAGCTAAACTAAAAGAGCATTTTTCAGGATATGGTTTAAATTTATTTTCACATCCGAATATATTTAATTCTGTTCATTTATTTGATGAGAATGGTTTTAAAACAACTTATGGATTAGTATTTAATGATTTAAGTTGGATGGTTAATCAAAACAAAGTTGAAAATGGATTCTATAATATTATTGAGCGCAACGATAGATATCTGCTCTATTTATACGATTGGCGAGTAGTTGAAAGTGAATCAAGCATAGATCACTTTAAGAATATTGATATTTACATTAATTTTGATGAAGAAAATCTTAAAGATGAATATATATGTATGATTGCTAAAATTGATAATGAAAGTGGGAACATCAATCATATTATTCCACCTAATTTACGCAATAAATATCAGTGGTCTACTAATTTCTTAATAAAAGTTGAAGATAATTTTAGACCGCATATAGAAATTTTTGAGCATGATTTTAATGAATCGCCATTAAAGCTAAGTTTGAAGTACAATTCGGCGTATCTTGTAAAAATCTATAAAAAAGATAACAAATTAAAAAAGTGTAACACAATTCAATTTAAATTTATTGGTAATTTTGACAAATGA
- a CDS encoding YebC/PmpR family DNA-binding transcriptional regulator — translation MGRKWNNIKEKKAQKDKNTSRIYAKFGKEIYVAAKSGEPNPESNQALRLVLERAKTYSVPNHIIDRAIDKAKGAGDENYDHLRYEGFGPSGSMLIVDALTNNVNRTASDVRAAFGKNGGNMGVSGSVAYMFDHTATFGVEGKSADEILETLMEQDVDVRDVIDEDGLTIVYAEPDQFAQVQDALRESGVEDFKVAEFEMLPQTDIELSEDDQATFEKLVDALEDLEDVQNVFHNVDLK, via the coding sequence ATGGGACGTAAATGGAACAACATTAAAGAGAAAAAAGCCCAAAAAGATAAAAATACGAGTAGAATTTATGCCAAATTTGGTAAAGAAATATATGTAGCAGCAAAATCTGGAGAACCTAATCCAGAATCTAACCAAGCACTAAGATTAGTATTGGAGCGTGCTAAAACATATTCAGTGCCTAATCACATCATCGATAGAGCTATTGATAAAGCTAAAGGTGCAGGCGATGAAAATTATGATCACTTAAGATATGAAGGCTTTGGACCAAGTGGTTCAATGTTAATAGTTGATGCCTTAACAAATAATGTGAATCGTACAGCTTCTGATGTGCGTGCTGCTTTCGGTAAAAATGGCGGTAATATGGGTGTATCTGGTTCAGTTGCTTACATGTTTGATCATACAGCGACTTTCGGTGTAGAGGGAAAATCTGCAGATGAAATTTTAGAAACATTAATGGAACAAGATGTTGATGTGAGAGATGTCATTGATGAAGATGGATTAACAATTGTTTATGCAGAACCTGATCAATTTGCTCAAGTTCAAGATGCATTACGTGAATCTGGTGTTGAAGACTTTAAAGTGGCAGAATTTGAAATGTTACCACAAACAGATATTGAGTTATCTGAAGATGATCAAGCTACATTTGAGAAATTAGTGGACGCGCTTGAAGATTTAGAAGATGTTCAAAACGTATTCCACAATGTCGATTTAAAATAA
- a CDS encoding Bax inhibitor-1 family protein encodes MSQSTQSTEKSQNHSKDKHQSHAYGKVWLFFMYYWIIFGIGCYFGQYLPMSWRRLLSIALLVILLATLFIKRARKYGLIISHIYAIIVGLLSYAMFTAYLQNLGAEVFYKNILLAIGAFIAFGIVGYFLINDASSMGKYLFVTLIALIIASLIGIFIHNPIFHTVITVISLLLFLLYTLYDFNRMKRGQFSPREMGFNLFINLLNIIEDILRLANRFKN; translated from the coding sequence ATGTCCCAATCGACTCAAAGTACAGAAAAGTCACAAAATCACTCTAAAGATAAACACCAATCTCATGCTTATGGTAAGGTTTGGCTATTCTTTATGTACTATTGGATTATATTTGGCATTGGTTGTTATTTCGGTCAATACCTCCCTATGTCTTGGAGAAGACTACTATCTATAGCGTTATTAGTTATTTTACTGGCTACTTTATTTATTAAACGCGCACGTAAATATGGCCTTATTATTTCACATATATACGCTATTATTGTCGGACTACTTTCATATGCGATGTTTACTGCTTATCTACAAAATTTAGGTGCAGAAGTTTTTTATAAGAATATTTTACTTGCTATAGGCGCTTTTATTGCATTTGGTATTGTAGGGTATTTCTTAATTAATGACGCATCCAGTATGGGTAAATATTTATTTGTTACTTTAATAGCATTGATTATTGCTAGTTTAATAGGAATATTTATTCATAATCCTATATTCCATACTGTAATTACGGTTATTAGCTTATTATTGTTCCTATTGTATACACTTTATGATTTTAATAGGATGAAAAGAGGACAATTTTCACCTCGAGAAATGGGCTTTAATCTATTTATCAATTTATTAAATATCATTGAAGACATACTAAGATTAGCTAATCGCTTCAAAAATTAA
- a CDS encoding cupin domain-containing protein: MKTSQEWIQELALIAHPEGGYFRETLRDDTLNRSPYSSIYFLLTHDNISHFHRIDADEVWYHHAGETLTIHMITPEGKYHSVKLGQNISDGDQLQYCVPKGTIFASSIDDNEGYSLVGCMCQPAFEFEHFELLRQDQLIKQYPDLENIIRKYAVL; the protein is encoded by the coding sequence ATGAAAACTTCTCAAGAGTGGATTCAAGAGCTTGCACTCATCGCTCATCCTGAGGGTGGTTATTTTAGAGAAACACTACGCGATGATACGCTTAATAGATCACCTTATAGCAGTATTTATTTTCTTTTAACACATGACAATATTTCCCATTTTCATCGCATTGATGCAGATGAAGTATGGTATCATCATGCTGGAGAAACATTAACTATTCACATGATTACACCAGAAGGTAAGTATCACAGTGTGAAACTAGGTCAAAATATATCTGATGGAGATCAGTTACAATATTGTGTGCCTAAAGGTACAATATTTGCTTCTTCTATCGATGATAATGAAGGTTATAGCCTTGTAGGATGTATGTGTCAACCTGCCTTTGAATTTGAACATTTCGAATTATTAAGACAAGACCAATTGATAAAGCAATATCCAGATTTAGAAAATATAATAAGAAAATATGCCGTATTATAG
- the graS gene encoding histidine kinase GraS/ApsS — protein sequence MNNFKWFWLFVRTRSNWILWIIFLNAIMLGIAYIDYDISVESVSYIVVLNMGLSVLFLIYTFVKEVRLSKHFYKNKEIEEIKHKDLAETPFQQQTVDYLYRHITAQKDQVVEQQLQINNHEQTITEFVHDIKTPVTAMKLLIDQESDEQRKKALLFEWSRINEMLDKQLYLTRLESKNRDMYFDHVELKRMVIDEIQLTRHISQAKGIGFDLDFEDVDKVFTDVKWCRMMIRQILSNSLKYSDNTTIELASYMANGHVVLKIKDHGRGISKRDLPRIFDRGFTSTLNRNETASSGMGLYLVNSVKEQLSIDVKVDSVVGEGTTFYLIFPQQNEIVERMSKVTRLSF from the coding sequence ATGAATAACTTTAAATGGTTTTGGTTATTTGTAAGAACTCGGAGTAATTGGATATTATGGATAATATTTTTAAATGCAATTATGCTGGGTATCGCTTATATTGATTATGATATTTCTGTTGAGAGCGTCTCCTATATAGTAGTGCTCAATATGGGATTGAGTGTCCTTTTCTTAATATATACCTTTGTAAAGGAAGTCCGGTTGTCAAAGCACTTTTATAAAAATAAAGAAATAGAAGAAATTAAACATAAAGATTTAGCAGAAACGCCATTTCAACAACAAACAGTTGATTACTTATATCGACATATAACAGCGCAAAAAGATCAAGTCGTTGAGCAACAATTACAAATTAATAACCACGAACAAACGATAACAGAGTTTGTACATGATATTAAGACGCCTGTGACAGCAATGAAATTATTAATCGATCAAGAATCAGATGAACAACGTAAAAAAGCGTTATTATTTGAGTGGTCGAGAATTAATGAAATGTTGGATAAACAACTATATTTAACGCGTTTGGAATCAAAGAATCGCGACATGTACTTTGATCATGTAGAGTTAAAACGTATGGTTATTGATGAAATTCAACTTACACGTCATATTAGCCAAGCGAAGGGCATTGGATTCGATTTAGACTTTGAAGATGTTGATAAAGTGTTTACAGATGTGAAATGGTGCCGAATGATGATTAGACAAATTTTATCTAATTCGTTGAAATATAGTGATAATACTACAATTGAATTAGCGAGTTATATGGCAAATGGTCACGTTGTTCTTAAAATTAAAGACCATGGTAGAGGGATTAGTAAGAGAGATTTACCTCGTATTTTCGATAGAGGGTTTACATCGACACTTAACCGAAATGAAACAGCTTCTTCAGGGATGGGATTATATTTAGTGAATAGCGTTAAAGAGCAATTAAGTATAGATGTAAAAGTTGATTCAGTAGTAGGCGAAGGTACTACATTCTATTTAATCTTCCCTCAACAAAATGAAATTGTAGAACGCATGTCTAAAGTGACAAGATTGTCATTTTAA
- a CDS encoding CHAP domain-containing protein — protein MKKLAFAVTAASGAAAVLSHHDAEASTQHKVKSGESLWSIAQKYNTSVESIKQNNNLSNNMVFPGQVINVGGSASQSSNSNASSNTGSASTHTVKAGESLNIIANKYGVSVNALMKANNLNGYLITPNQTLKIPNGGSGAGAGGTATPSTGNDYNSPSFNHQNLYTKGQCTWYVFDKRAQAGKPISTYWSDAKYWASNAANDGYQVDNNPTVGAIMQSTPGPYGHVAYVERVNGDGSILISEMNYTNGPYNSDYRTIPASEVSLYAYIH, from the coding sequence TTGAAAAAGTTAGCCTTTGCAGTAACAGCCGCTTCAGGTGCAGCCGCAGTACTTTCACATCATGATGCTGAAGCTTCAACTCAACATAAAGTTAAATCAGGAGAATCTTTATGGAGCATTGCTCAAAAGTACAATACTTCAGTAGAAAGCATTAAACAAAATAATAATTTAAGTAATAACATGGTGTTCCCTGGACAAGTTATTAATGTAGGTGGAAGTGCTTCACAAAGCTCTAATTCAAACGCTTCTTCAAACACAGGTTCAGCTTCTACACATACTGTAAAAGCTGGAGAATCATTAAACATCATCGCGAATAAATATGGTGTTTCAGTTAACGCTTTAATGAAAGCAAACAATTTAAATGGTTATTTAATTACACCTAACCAAACCTTAAAAATTCCTAATGGTGGTTCAGGCGCTGGTGCAGGTGGTACTGCTACACCGTCAACTGGCAATGATTATAACTCACCTTCATTTAACCACCAAAACTTGTATACTAAAGGTCAATGTACTTGGTATGTATTCGATAAACGTGCTCAAGCTGGTAAACCAATCAGCACTTATTGGTCAGATGCTAAATATTGGGCATCAAATGCAGCAAATGATGGTTATCAAGTAGATAATAATCCAACTGTAGGTGCAATTATGCAAAGTACTCCAGGACCATACGGTCACGTTGCTTATGTTGAACGTGTTAATGGTGACGGCAGTATTTTAATCTCAGAAATGAACTACACTAACGGACCATATAACTCTGATTATCGTACAATTCCAGCTTCAGAAGTATCACTTTACGCTTATATTCATTAA
- a CDS encoding FtsX-like permease family protein: MSFNQIIFKNFKQNIVRYAIYLLSLIISVVLYFSFVTLKYAHHLHGNQSYPIIKEGSQVGSYFLFIIIIVFLLYANFLFMKRRGRELSLLQIIGLTRSNIMRMIMLEQLLTFLITVIIGIALGIFGSKILLMIVLRLLGINISVSIIFSFHAVLETLLLILIAYILIIIQSYIFIRKRSIHELAHDFTKKEVNESKITLSEIILGLFGIIMICVGYFLSTKLVENVDSILQPFVILFLTVLGSYFFFRSTVSLILKTIQHFRNGNVSVTDVMFTSSIIYRIRKNAFSLTVMAVVSAITVSVLCFAALSRSTLTDEVLLSSPHDVTLKSQKQANQLAYELNNRNVEHYYNYKEVVYAHLFKDHMFTEGISRPSTIAVTSDKYIPNVNIDSGQTDIIVPRGSIKDVVKVDRKGSTYIGSKHNYVKVKLRKAINKVYFMSSVDLGEATLVLNDEDYQKLREHAKGKHIVSQYGFDIKHKKDLPELEKIVQSISKDIETRSEAASEISSLTGVLLFVTSFLGITFLIAAGCIIYIKQIDETEDELENYSILRKLGFTHQDMSKGLKLKVIFNFGLPLIIALLHGYFASIAYMHLMGVTNQLPIFIVMALYTGIYAVFAIIGYNHSKRTIRHSI, from the coding sequence ATGAGTTTTAATCAGATTATTTTTAAAAATTTTAAGCAAAATATTGTTCGTTATGCTATTTATTTATTGTCACTAATTATTAGCGTGGTGTTATATTTTAGTTTTGTTACATTAAAATATGCCCATCATCTTCATGGAAATCAATCCTATCCGATTATTAAAGAAGGATCACAGGTGGGGAGTTATTTTCTTTTTATAATTATTATTGTTTTTCTACTTTATGCAAATTTTTTATTTATGAAAAGACGAGGGCGGGAGCTTTCACTTTTACAAATAATAGGATTAACGCGTTCAAATATAATGAGAATGATTATGCTGGAGCAATTACTGACATTTTTAATTACAGTAATTATTGGTATAGCTTTAGGTATTTTTGGTTCGAAAATACTTTTAATGATTGTGCTTCGTCTACTAGGCATCAATATTAGTGTGTCTATTATTTTTAGTTTTCATGCGGTCTTAGAGACACTTTTACTCATTTTAATAGCGTATATACTTATTATTATTCAAAGTTATATATTTATACGTAAACGTTCAATACATGAGCTTGCACATGATTTCACCAAAAAAGAAGTGAATGAGAGCAAGATTACATTAAGCGAAATTATCTTAGGTTTATTTGGGATAATTATGATTTGTGTTGGATACTTTTTATCAACTAAATTAGTTGAAAATGTTGATTCAATTTTACAACCTTTTGTCATTCTGTTTTTAACTGTTTTAGGTTCCTACTTTTTCTTTAGAAGTACGGTATCTTTAATTTTAAAAACCATCCAACATTTTAGAAATGGCAATGTCAGTGTGACGGATGTCATGTTTACTTCTTCTATTATTTATCGTATCAGAAAAAATGCATTTTCATTAACGGTGATGGCAGTGGTTTCAGCAATTACAGTTTCTGTTCTATGTTTTGCTGCATTAAGTAGAAGTACTTTAACGGATGAAGTCTTACTAAGTTCACCTCATGACGTCACTTTGAAAAGTCAAAAGCAGGCAAATCAGTTAGCGTATGAATTAAACAATCGTAACGTTGAACATTATTATAATTATAAAGAGGTTGTGTATGCTCATTTATTTAAAGATCATATGTTTACAGAAGGTATTTCAAGACCAAGTACCATAGCTGTGACAAGTGATAAATACATTCCTAATGTTAATATAGATAGTGGTCAAACGGATATCATAGTCCCTAGAGGTTCGATTAAAGATGTAGTTAAAGTTGATCGAAAGGGTTCCACTTACATAGGTTCAAAACATAATTATGTTAAAGTTAAACTAAGAAAAGCTATTAATAAAGTTTACTTTATGTCTAGTGTAGACTTAGGTGAAGCAACACTCGTGTTAAATGATGAGGATTATCAGAAATTGAGAGAGCATGCTAAAGGAAAACATATTGTATCTCAATATGGATTTGATATTAAACACAAGAAGGACTTACCTGAATTAGAGAAGATCGTCCAAAGTATAAGTAAAGATATTGAGACACGTAGTGAGGCTGCAAGTGAAATTTCAAGTTTAACTGGAGTGCTATTATTTGTAACATCATTCTTAGGGATAACGTTTTTAATTGCTGCTGGTTGTATTATTTATATTAAACAAATTGATGAAACTGAGGATGAGTTAGAAAACTATTCCATATTGAGAAAACTTGGTTTTACGCATCAGGATATGTCTAAGGGTTTGAAGTTAAAAGTTATTTTTAATTTTGGATTACCTCTGATTATTGCGCTTTTACATGGCTATTTTGCGTCAATCGCATATATGCATCTAATGGGTGTCACTAATCAATTGCCTATATTTATTGTTATGGCTTTATATACAGGTATTTATGCAGTATTCGCGATTATTGGTTATAATCATTCTAAGCGAACAATTAGACATTCGATTTAA
- a CDS encoding inorganic phosphate transporter → MSYILIVTIAIVIFSLVFDFINGFHDTANAVATAVSTRALTPRSAILLAAIMNFIGALTFTGVAGTITKDIVDPFKLKHGLVVVLAAIIAAIIWNLVTWLYGIPSSSSHALIGSIAGAAIASQGSFAVLHYQGFTKIIIVLIISPIIAFCVGFIMYSIVKVVFKNANLTRANRNFRFFQIFTAALQSFSHGTNDAQKSMGIITLALIVANLQTGSSVEPQLWVKIACATAMGLGTAVGGWKIIKTVGGNIMKIRPANGAAADLSSALTIFVASSLHFPLSTTHVVSSSILGVGASNRAKGVKWSTAQRMVITWVITLPISALLAGIVYFIMHLFLK, encoded by the coding sequence ATGTCATATATTTTAATCGTCACGATAGCTATAGTTATATTTTCATTAGTATTTGACTTTATCAATGGTTTCCATGATACTGCCAACGCTGTAGCGACTGCTGTTTCTACTAGAGCTTTAACTCCTAGATCTGCTATTCTATTAGCAGCAATCATGAACTTTATTGGTGCCTTAACATTTACTGGGGTAGCTGGAACAATTACAAAGGATATTGTTGATCCATTTAAGTTAAAACATGGTCTAGTAGTCGTTTTAGCAGCAATTATTGCAGCAATTATTTGGAACTTAGTAACTTGGTTATATGGTATTCCAAGCTCTTCATCACATGCACTCATTGGGTCAATTGCTGGTGCTGCTATAGCCTCTCAAGGTTCATTTGCAGTATTACATTATCAAGGATTCACTAAGATAATTATTGTATTAATTATCTCACCAATCATTGCATTTTGTGTTGGTTTCATTATGTATTCTATCGTGAAGGTCGTATTTAAAAACGCAAATTTAACACGTGCAAATCGAAACTTTAGATTTTTCCAAATCTTTACTGCAGCATTACAATCATTCTCACATGGTACTAATGATGCTCAGAAATCAATGGGGATTATCACTTTAGCGTTAATCGTTGCGAATCTTCAAACTGGTTCAAGTGTAGAACCTCAGTTATGGGTTAAAATTGCTTGTGCCACTGCAATGGGACTTGGTACAGCAGTTGGTGGTTGGAAAATCATCAAAACAGTTGGTGGTAACATTATGAAAATTCGTCCGGCTAACGGAGCAGCAGCAGATCTTTCTTCTGCATTAACTATTTTCGTAGCATCATCACTACACTTCCCATTATCTACTACACATGTTGTGTCTTCATCAATCCTTGGTGTAGGTGCTTCTAACCGCGCTAAAGGTGTAAAATGGAGTACAGCTCAACGTATGGTTATCACTTGGGTCATTACGTTACCAATTTCAGCATTATTGGCTGGTATCGTGTACTTTATCATGCATCTATTTTTAAAATAA